DNA sequence from the Thunnus maccoyii chromosome 7, fThuMac1.1, whole genome shotgun sequence genome:
acacaatatgGTGATGAATAAAAAGATGTGATCACATGAAAAagggaactccactgattttacatgaGGGTCACTCAACATGTCACAAGTAGCACTACTCAGTATTTAGAGACAATTTTATATTGTTCTCTGTGACTCTGAAGCTTTCTCGTCTGAGAAAAttaccctgatgacatcactatgatgTCAAACAAACTGGAGTTGTGAAGTTTGAAAGATATGGGTGTTTAAAGGTGCACTATGTAAGATTTGACCagaaatttttatttaaaacattgaaaaatttactaaaattatcaacagaatgtgaagaaataacagttttcaCATTACGTCAAAGACatttatgtattgtgttgcagagatatctactgaagttagaatgctaaccagctagccccAGCCTGTCCTATcttgtaataccactttgtacctctAGAGGCAATAGTGAGTCACTAAAGCGTCCAGTCTGCTTTCAGcccaacatgagaggaagaagaagtaaCGCTGAGTTGAGCCAGAGACGGTTCAGAAAGGAGACAGCGTCATTTCCTGTATCTGTGTCACCTGGGTTTCGCCACTGCCCTGCCCCTTTAGGAGACTAATGGCAGGTCCTGAGTCTATTTACTCCAATGGGAGAAGTGAACGTGAGCACAGATTATTACCGATACTTTCGCCCAATTGTCATCAAAGTAAATATTGGACATATTTTTCACGAGTCACATATCTTCCAAACATTCTGAcactaaaatgacatttttcagaCAGACAAATCAGGAGAAAATTAACTTTGTTCAagatctgtctctgtctctgcaatGCACTCTCGTGAGATCTGGCAACATAGAAatctcatctctctgtcagGGCAATCTTCATTTAATTCACGTGAAAATAAACCTGAACACCACAGTACTCCCTGCagctctgtttgtgttgtttgtgtgggGGGGATTGTGCCTTCTGGTGATATGCCCCCCTTTATTTGTTTGGTGCAGGTGGCCAAACCTTCAACAAAAGACGCTAAcgagttgcatcatgggaaatatAACCAGTTTAAACCAGTgcttttttacagtgttttttactAGGGACAAAAagtctgctgcttcaattttgattttttttgtatctgtcTCTTGTGAATCCCCCAATTTAAAGTGCAATACTGAATCACTGCAGTACTCCTTTAATGTGAAACTGAAACTttcgattattttctttattgattaatctgctaatTCTTTTGCAATAAACTGTTTGTCAGAGGGTGGTGAAAAATGTCGGTTACAATGTCcaagagcccaaggtgacgaCTTCAGGTTGTTGttttccaaccaacagtccaaaacccaaagatattcaatttccAATTAtgtaaaacagataaaaccaaCAACCCTTaaaatttgagaagctagaaccagagaatgtttgacatttttgtgtgaTAGACTACTTAAATTATGAACTTGATTGTGAcagtttattattaatttaaagaGTTTTCTTCCAAGTGGAGACATCATTGTGAAAAACTCAAACAGAATaattgaaaacacaaaactgtagccttgttaaaaaaaaaaaacagaataattgaaaacataaagaaacactgTAGCCTTGATATAGTGATGAAGATCTTAAATTATAGTTTGATTATTGTTTTCTCAAGTATTCATTTATAATTTGGGTCATTTTTGAAATGGCCTCTCACCAGATGTATAGCTCTAATCTGTAAATGTAAGTATGTCACACGTGCTGCTACttagtgcaaaaatgtttaCCTCAGCCCAGAAAGAATGAGATTACTATTATAGGCAATGTGTAAACTACATTTAAGTGGATTTCCCTTCTAATAGACACTATATAATAAATCATACACAGGCGTACACATGTTGAAATGAGTGCAGTGCATGTAACATGTGAGTGTATGCACAACACACAAATGCTCAGCACAAAGACACAGTCAGGttggtggacacacacacacacacacacacacacacacacacacatacacacgtgtACAATGATGGAGGCTGGAAAGATTGGAGAAAATTACACCGGGGAAAATGTTTGACCTATCTCTCCACCTGCTCTATGTGCACAGATAAATCCTCTGCCCCTGCTGGAACAGATGAATTATTactttgttctctgtgttcaaCAACATCCTTGCTGATGTCAAAAgattacctgttttttttttttggttgttttgttttgttttgttttgttgtttttttttgctgtagcTTTTTGGGCAAGGCATTTCATATTACTTTGAAGTACAACGTGTATATGCACATCAAGTGACTCTGGGCAGATGCTGCTTGTTAATGTCAGGAATCAGAGGAGATAAAAGAGCATGGGACCCtggttttctgctgctgttccCCAGagtgtttattaaaaacaatgttttttgaCCCCTCAGGTCTTCATGTAGTGCTGATGAGTGTTAGAGCTCAGACATTTCCTTTAACTCTTTCAGTTTCATGCTGTAAGTTCTGAGTCTTGTACAGTTTTTGATCTGTTAGAAAGATCTCTATCATATTCAAGTGTGAGatgctttttttctcctgttatAAGAGAGAGAAGGTCTTAAATGTTGCTGTAATATCTGTATTGTCTGTCTAAAACGTTTTAAAGGATCACTCCAATTCTGTTTTATAACAGTGACTGATTGTTAGATAAAACCGAGGGTTTGCTGCTCATGCAACAGAATGATAAAACAGGGCTTTGAAATAAATATGCGACCAAAGTCTTCTCGGGTGCCTTATCTTCCTTTGATCTGTCGTCTCTGTTGTTAAAATTCGGGATTTTTCTATCACAGTGTCTTGTCtgctcccctcctccttcccctctttttGTGTAGCTTGTATGCTCTTTCATCAGTGTTATATTAACACTGTCACACAAAACCTTGCACAgccgacccccccccccccatccacccaccctccaccccctACCCAGCCAGGAACATGAGGTTACTACCTCGGTTTTAGCTTTGACCACGTAGACGCAGATCAAATGCCAAGAGGCGAGATTTACGTGTCACTTTTACTGGATGAGGAATACGAGGCAGAGgtactgaagacataaatggATTATGAAAAGCGTCGGACGCTATCCAGCAGTGCCTGGAGCAGCATCTGTCCATGAGGAGGGAGAGTGGAGGAAGAGatgagagaacagagaggagggaagacagaaaaagatgcaGAGAGGAAAGCGACTGCTTTGCCTAAAGTCACACAGCATCTTCTCAGCAACCTCTGAAAGCATCAGGCAAATGAGGCATAACTATTGTGTCATTCACCTCTGTGAAAATGTAGCCATGAATTCAGAACGAGCGCTGTATACAGAAGGCTTAGAGACAGATGACGGTGGAGAGTTGGAGAGACAGTTTGCAGACTGTGGTGGATTCATGCAACCCTGCTGCTGACTTTTTAAATGCATATTAAAATGTAAGTGTAGAAGCCCTTGAGGGTTTTTAGCACAAGcacaaacatttcctgcatgagGAAAAATCACTGTGAGAGGATGCAGTAACTTCTCTGTACCTATTCTGAACTGATTTGTCTTTTTAGACGTAGATAGAAATGTGATGATTAATAGGTGAAGACCAAACATGAATCAGACACTAAACAGCTTTTGTCTTATTGTTTCTtactaattattttttatgagtaaatcaaaaatcaataaaaatctgtatttttaccTCTTTCATTTCCTGGTGAACATCCCTCAGCGCTGCAAGAACCTGTTCCAGGTTGTCCACCACTCGTTTAATCTGGTTTCGGACCACTTTTCTGTTACAGCCTGCTTCCTTCCTCTGTGACTCCCCTtctctgtttgcttgtttgtgctGGACCCATGTCTGGTTCTGGCCCAGGACCGCAATGCGCTCTGAGCTCGGTCTGGGTTTCCTGGGGCCTCGTAGAGTCGCGGTACAGCCCAGGCCTCTCTGTGGAACCTCTGTGGAGAAGGTGACTCCGTTGAGGGGGCCATTGAAACCCTCCACAGGTGGATCCCTCAGCGCTGTCAGGTCTTTCTGGCTCTGGGAGTTCCTGCTGATGTAGCTGAAGCTGGAACTGAACCCGTGCTGCCTCTCGATTAATCCCTGAGTGTCTGAGCTCAGCCAGCTGGATGAATGGAGGTCTCTCTGACGAATAGTGTGGCTGGCGTAGTCCCACACCTTCCCCCTCCTGTCCTCCATGCACGCCACAACAGGCACCTTACAGTTTGGCTCCTCAGCCAGTAGTGCAGGAACAGAAACCGGAGGGGGTCCCATCAGTGGCCCATATTTCCTGACTGTGGTGCTAGTCGCGTCATTCTGCGCATGAAGGAGGCTCAGGTGGCTGCTAACAAAGGTGTGGTTGTTCTGGGCAGAAGTGGAGCTGTTGCCCAGACCCTGCGGCCCGTCCCCTGGGCTGATCTGTGTGTTGGGGTCTGGTTCCAGCTCTGGAGACTGGTTCCACCTGGCAGGACTGTCCTCCCTTTGCTTCCCCAGACTCCCTGGCAGGATGTGGTGCCCCCTCAGCATCACTGGCAGCATCCTCGCCATCCCCACGCCATTACACCGAAGCTCACCCTTCTTTGCTCTGTCCTTCCCCTGAATGGAGAAGAACCCAATCCCTTTGGCTCTCTCCAGCGGGGTCAGGTTGCTGCGGGCCTCAGAGTTGGATTTGTATGGTCCGTTGAGCCCCAGGTCACTGCTGTGGTGGGGCTTCAGACTATTGCGCAGCCACGGGATGAAGTGAGGGGCGTGAGGCTTGAAGCCTTTCTGCTCCCCAGGCGCTGGAGCCCTGCTGTCAGAGAACATGGTGATGGATGATGTCTTGCAGCctcacagaaagaagaagaagcagaagaggaacaggaggactcctgagacacagagagcttcctccttttcttccatGAATCTCCTCCTACCTTTGCCATTAACATGGACTGTATCTGCTCTATCTTTTCGTTATTTTTccccttccctctccctctcctacTCTGTTTCCAAAACTTTTATCTGCTTTTTCCCCTCTTCGGCTCAGATCCCACCCACCCACTCCCCTTTTGCTGTTGGAAGCCTGTTTCTGATTTTATCGCCCTGCTTTTTTACCCTCTTCTTTCCCCTCCGTGCCCGCTTCTCCTCCCACTACTCTCTCGACGTTGTAGTGCTCTTGAGCCCCTCACCCCCTCGTTGGGCTGGCCTCAGAGATGCTGagggcctctctctctctctccgtcttctctctctgcctgcctgcgTCTCACTGGCTCGGTAGCAGTGGAGGCTTCCTGTctctacatctctctctctctctctcttcctgtctctctctcccccccgcACTGCGCTGCGCTGCCTCCTATCCTcgctctttcttcctcccactcCCTCTCACTGCTCTAACTCCCTTTCTCTatttccctcttctctccccatctctgtctcttctctctgttaCTCTCCGATCACATCTGAGAAACCCCTTATCATCCTCTGTCATTGCAACTCTGTCTtactctcctctcttttcctcccctctctgtcactctctttctctccccccaCCCCTACCCAAACCcaggagggagagcagctgaACTTCAATCAAGCCAGTGTTATTAATCCCCCGTTAGCCAATGTATATCCACGTGATTCCCCCTGCCTCCATTCTCATCTGATTACTCCCTCCCCAGCTCAACCCTCCACAATTAAATGCTGCTTAGGATACCAGAGTGGGTTTAAAGGAGGATGGCAGCAGGAAGGGATGGAGGAGGAATAGTAGGGGGGCACATAATTGCGACCTACTAGATCAGAGATCAGCAGTTTGACAGAAACTATAAGCTGTCCAGCTGCAAACAACAGCCTGCCTGTGGCACGGCTCTCCCCAGCTTATTGTAACTGTCAGCAAATCGTGTCACGTTACATCCcagttgttttcctgttttattttctgcagtATATCCAACTTCCATTTGTTCCAATTATGCAGAGACAGCTGCTATTTTCGGGTCTCTCATTCAAATTCCAATTCCTGGCAGTCTGGATTAGATTTCTTGTGTCTGACAAGCCCAAAGATGCCTCCTAGGTGCCTTTTCAGTCAGCTGCGGCTGGATGGGTCCCTCCCTCTCTGGCAGCATCCAAAATGAAAAGACAGCAGCAGAGCCACACAAAAGCCCTGACAGTTGGCTGTCACTCAGCAGCGAGACCCTCAAAGCATCTGTCATTCTGTTAGTCAGCATAGCAATCTATTCCTCTGGTAGTGCCCTGTTAAAATATGACTTCATTCAGTGACATATTCTACTATACAGGTACGTGGGGGGAAGAGAAAATAGACCCAGGCTATGTGTAATCTGCAGGCTAAGAAGATTCCTGCCTACATGTCGACAGACTGCTGTCAGCCGGTAATGACCGCAAGTCTGGATAAAAAAACGATAAAGAGTGGAAGTAATAGAGCAGCCAGTGTTAATCCTTCAGAGCTTCTTTTTCTGCAGGACATACTGGTGAATGCACGAATGTGTGAACAACCAAGGTCTGTCTCTATGTGATGATgagtttgtgtttaaaaatgtaactgtgaatgcatgttggtgtgtgtgtgaatgtgtctgcATATTCATGTTTGAAAGGTTTTACATAATGAGAATTTCAAACAGaatttcattttgaaacaatgaTTAGTCATTCAAGTTCATGTGTGGCGCTCAGtctcatacaaaagtaattcaaagtgctttataaaattaaaattagatcagaaacacacatatacaaacataaattaaagctgaactAAAAATGTGTGACTGCATTATATCTTTATTATGTTGGTATAAACCTGATGTTAAAGATTATTAGTAATAACAATATTGAGGCATTTAAAATGGTCAATTACATTTAGACAAAATAACCTTCCCTGAACCTCTCTGtttgatcgattgattgattcTACTGTCCACAGTACATAAACAATGCATAGCACaacacatcattaaaaacacaacacacaacaaaatatacAGCATACAATAGTGCAAATGGGCAGGTAGCAGCCTGAGaggttatataaataatacCTGAGAGCAaatcttaaaaaataacaaGTGTTCTCTGATGCAGTCATTCTGTGTTCAATGCCTGTATGGCACGGGAATAAAAGACTTCTTTATGTTCTGGCTGGCCCTTTGGACTCTGAATCAACGGCCAGACGGCAGAAGCTCAAACTGAGTGTAGTGGGTGTGAAGTATCTGCAGTTATATGTTTAGCCTTTCTGTGTTCAGCACTGtcaaatatatttcaaagttgtttttgtgaccTGCCAATCACCTTCCCTGCAATGTTAACAATTTTGGAGAGCCTGTTTTTGCTCTTTACACTCAAGTTGGTGTACCAAGCTGTtacattaaatgataaaaatgctTTCAGCCAGGTTCCTGTAAGCCATTTCAAGTACGTATTCGCCAAAGCTCCTCAGCTTCCTGATTAAAAACAATCTCTGATTGGCTCTCTTAAAAATGCTCTCTGAGTTCTCATTAAAAGTTAAGGTCTGATCAATGATTGTGCCCAAATACTTCAAATGTTCTACTTCTTCTACAGGCTGGTTATTAATTATGACAGGGAGGATGTTACTGGTTCCActtggttttgtttgtattatatgttcttttgttttggcCACATTCATTTCCAGTTTACTTGCCTGACACCAGTCCTGCAGTACAGTGACCTGGCTGTAAGTAAGCTTCCTCATGTATGCCATTGTCTTTTATGAGAAGACCAACAAGGACAATATCATCAGCGTATTTGAATAGCCTGACATTACTGCTGTGAGCAGTCATTTCATTTGTGTAAATGGAAAACAGCAGTGGTGACAGCACATAGCCTTGTGGTGCCCCAGTGTTTAAAACAAGCTGGTCTGAGTAGACCCACGTTCATCAAAAGTCTCTGAGGGCGGTCAGTTAGAAAGCTTCTAATCCAATGAATGAGACCACCATTCACGTAGGAGGGTGCTGACTTCTCTCTCTAAACACGTAGCTAAAAGTGGAGTGAGTGCAACTGGTCTAAAATCTTTAAAAGATGTTGCTCCACAGACTTTAAGCACAGGTcttattgtggatttttttcccaTGAGTTTGGTAAAATACAACCGTTACACAGAGTCTAAACCAACCGAGTGATGACCCCTTTAAGCTGCTGAGAGCACTTTAAGCACCTTTCTTCTTAGACCATCAGGCCCGGGGGCTTTGTTGGGTCTGATTTTGGGGAGACACATGGCTATTTCTCTCTCAGATAGCTACATAGCTACACCACCTACCTGACTGCAGATAGTActgaagtttgtgtgtgtggtaagaCCTTGAATTCATGTCACTTAAAAGTCTCCGTTTTCCTCCAATCAGCCACCCTTTGTGAGGTCCATAAATAACATGGCAGTGAAACACAAAATCATTGCTCATTTTGAAGTCAATGTGGCATAATTAAGTAGCTGTCACAGTTGATGTCCATTTAATGCTGGCTGAGCAGCCTCTCGAGTCCAGTTGCCTTTACTCCATCCATTATATAATGCGCTGAATATGTGTGTAAGTGATTGAAGgacaaaaacagactgaaagagGTCTAAAGAAGGGAAATTTCACCTCCTCAGttctgctgcagtgtttcttaCATGTTCTCTTTCCCTGCAAACTCTCcttttcacccttttttttctacagGAGGCCTTTTTTTGTCACTATGATGTAGTTTTCAATATCGGTGGAACAGTTGGGAGCATATGGCCTCCTTGTAACCTTGTCCACCACCTCCTGTAGCGCTCCCTCACTTGTTTTGAGTCCTGTAACAGGGCGCCTGCCCATCGAGAAGCAGCAGAGCGTGTGTGCTGGGAGACTTCAGCCGcacgcgcgtgtgtgtgtttgctgaacTTTACTGCCACTGCAGATACAGTTTCCTGATTGAGTTTCTTCGAGCAgaaacaggcagagagacagagagaaacaggcagtaacggagagagagagagaaatagagagagagcaacagagagagagagagagagagagagagagagagagagagagagagagagagagagagagagagagagcatattACTGAATGCCTTACGTAAGTTAGTGGAAAAGATAGATGTCAAAGAAAATGCTTTGAAAGGCAAAGGCCTAATGTCTGTCAGAAGTTCCTGTGCAAAATGGCTTTTAGTCACAGTGTGAATGCCTCTGGGCGCCTGAGAAATTTCTATAGTCACCTGGACAGCAGAAATGTATCGTTTGGAAAGGATTATAAGGGTTGAAATGCCTGTATTTGACTCTGTTTTTACACAAAGTGAGAATGAGAATTTTTCTGAACACAATGTTCTTTTTTGCGGTATTAAATATGGAAGTGAGCAGATGCTGTCTTCCCCGAAGTGTCCAGTGTCGCGCTGGTGATAATCCTCAGGGCTTCGGCACTGaattctgtatgtgtgtgtgtgtacagcaaTGTCGTTTCTGTCCTCtcatgtatatttttgtgttgtttgcttTTGGATTCCCCTCCGCCGCGCTTTTCATCCTTGAACAACACGTCAGTCAGGTGCTCTCTGAGGACTACAGCAAgtgaggaagagggagagacagagagagagagaggaaaagagagatgCGAGGACACCAAGAAAGagtaaaagagacagagatggggGAGGAAGACAGGGGGAAAAGAGTTTTGAAAGACTTCTAACTTCCAAGCCGACTGTCATAGCTGTGCTTGCCAGAGGGGAGAGCACCTTTAAGCATACTGGATGAGTAACAATGTGGAGGGACTACAAAAGCAAAGTAATACATAATAAGCAGTGCtcgctctgctctgctcaggCAGCTAACCTACATGAGATTggtgttgagaaaaaaaaatttggcCTAGTGTGGCTCAGCACACACTGAAATAAGATTTCGGAAGTATGTATGCAACCGTCAGATTGGGATGTTGGTCTCAACAAGTAGATTTCCATAGAAATGAggaacaaaaacagacaatgtGGTGACAAAATCAagatgtgtgttactgtatgtaACCTCACTATCTGCTGCTACGCTGCAGCATAAATCAATACGTATTCCTCAGCTgattttgtttgaatttgtaCAAC
Encoded proteins:
- the LOC121900801 gene encoding uncharacterized protein LOC121900801 — protein: MFSDSRAPAPGEQKGFKPHAPHFIPWLRNSLKPHHSSDLGLNGPYKSNSEARSNLTPLERAKGIGFFSIQGKDRAKKGELRCNGVGMARMLPVMLRGHHILPGSLGKQREDSPARWNQSPELEPDPNTQISPGDGPQGLGNSSTSAQNNHTFVSSHLSLLHAQNDATSTTVRKYGPLMGPPPVSVPALLAEEPNCKVPVVACMEDRRGKVWDYASHTIRQRDLHSSSWLSSDTQGLIERQHGFSSSFSYISRNSQSQKDLTALRDPPVEGFNGPLNGVTFSTEVPQRGLGCTATLRGPRKPRPSSERIAVLGQNQTWVQHKQANREGESQRKEAGCNRKVVRNQIKRVVDNLEQVLAALRDVHQEMKEVVQQIDHLTSSIDLNEEEQQQHTSRGDRSPSSGSSSSEVLVGSTQQRPSEPEDQPGTTHSSGTLRRNHRTRSQSPPNVQMCPVNSGFSSEKTRTHWLTSSLPSAVSSVKISNPPQLQNLTSHDLTLSPQRTLLVRPPTPGLSPLTVNLHHSSSPGSQPHSPGHCSSIGVSPVSPPSPLSPKSHPPPALSPSVIIETKVGSYQTPQSDHPSAGPLCPSLTQPPSASCPPTDSETQTVSNTDRERGASSAGPVQLCTTPAATTKPTAAQGRRGRKPPPYPHHKLSEQTKKVKEPRKAPPYPEKRRLLSTTV